A genomic window from Parasteatoda tepidariorum isolate YZ-2023 chromosome 10, CAS_Ptep_4.0, whole genome shotgun sequence includes:
- the LOC107445952 gene encoding spidroin-1 isoform X39: MTWFTQLSLAFLLALCFHSKFAAGQGSPWDSMAKADAFMQNFLNCARQSGVFTREQMDDMSSIGEIMMSAMGSMEGKVTPHKLQALNTAFASAVAEIAISDAGGQNIQATTDAITNAMSSAFFQTTGGSNAAFVNEIRTLINMFAQASGNAIATGGAASAAAAASAGGSGGYGTGPSSAPSTATLYAQGPSQTMTAYRPSQATASATSTTTSYVQGPAQTVTSYRPSQIVTSYTPAQSVTQTSYGSSEIVTTSSGTTRGYGGQQGSGATTTYGGEGGIGAQRGYGQGYGSGATGQGGSGSSAASASAAAAAAGGAGGQGGYGQGGNGYGQGGYGSGEFGQRGSGSNAATSASSTAATNQVSGSGRFEEIISWRSGGNGQGGSGSSAASATAAGGAGGEGGYGLGGYGQYGQGGSGSSAASSAAAASGGAGGEGGYGQGGYGPGQGGYRPGQYGQGGSSAASAAAAAAGGAGGEGGYGQGGYGPGQYGQGGSGSSAASSAAAAAASGGAGGEGGYGQGGYGPGQGGYGPGQYGQGGSSAASAAAAAAAAGGSAGGLGGEGGYGQGGYGSGGYGQGGSGSSAASAAAAAAGGAGGQGGYGQSGYGSGQGGYGSGQYGQRGSGSSAASAAAAASGGAGGEGGYGTGQYGQGGSGSSAASAAAAAAAGGAGGEGGYGQGGYGPGQGGYGPGQYGQGGSGSSAASASAAAAAAGGAGGKGGYGQGAYGPGQYGQGGSGSSSAAAAAAAGGSGGEGGYGQGGYGTGQYGQGGSGSSAASASAAAAAAGGAGGKGGYGQGAYGPGQYGQGGSGSSSAAAAAAAGGSGGEGGYGQGGYGTGQYGPGGSGSSAASAAAAARGAGGEGGYGQGGYGPGQYGPGGSGSSAAAAAAAAGGAGGEGGYGQGGYGTGQYGQGGSGSSAASAAAAAGGAGGEGGYGQGGYGPGQYGQGGSGSSAAAAAAAGGAGGEGGYGQGSYGPGQYGQGGPGSSAASAAAASAAAGGAGGEGGYGQGGYGSGQGGFGPGQYGQGGSSAASAAASAAGGGAGGEGGYGQGGYGPGQYGQGGSGSSAASAAAAAGSAGGEGGYGTGQYGQGGAGSSAASAAAAGGSGGEGGYGPGRRGYGPGQYGQGGSGSSAASAAAAAAAGGAGGEGGYGTGQYGQGGSGSSAASAAAGGAGGEGGYGQGGYGPGQYGQGGSGSGAASAASSTAASNGVGGSGGFEEIISWRSGGYGQSGSTSASSATSGVGGPGGAPGGYGQGGVGALGPGASSSAASSAATGGAGGYGPGGYGRTGAGGSSASATAAASAISSPAATSRISSVASRMVSGGRVNVSNLSNTLGSVVSQVRAGNPGASECDVTIQALMELMTALVHVLGSASIGNVNYGASAQSAEVVRQSIQTAFG; this comes from the exons ATGACTTGGTTTACTCAACTTTCTCTAGCTTTTCTTCTAGCTCTATGCTTTCACAGCAAATTTGCTGCTGGACAAGGAAGTCCATGGGACAGCATGGCAAAAGCTGAtgcatttatgcaaaattttttgaattgtgctCGTCAAAGTGGAGTTTTTACTCGAGAGCAAATGGATGATATGAGTTCCATCGGAGAAATAATGATGAGTGCCATGGGCAGTATGGAAGGAAAAGTAACTCCCCACAAATTGCAAGCTTTGAATACAGCATTTGCATCTGCTGTGGCTGAAATTGCTATATCTGATGCAGGTGGACAGAATATTCAAGCGACCACTGATGCCATAACAAACGCAATGAGTTCAGCATTTTTCCAAACAACCGGTGGTAGTAATGCCGCATTTGTAAACGAAATCCGTACTTTAATAAACATGTTTGCTCAAGCCTCAGGAAATGCAATTGCGACTGGGGGTGCTGCGTCTGCTGCAGCAGCTGCATCCGCAGGAGGTTCAGGTGGTTACGGGACTGGTCCTAGTTCAGCACCATCAACTGCTACATTGTACGCTCAAGGCCCATCACAAACTATGACAGCATATAGACCCTCTCAGGCCACTGCATCCGCAACATCAACGACTACTTCATACGTACAAGGGCCAGCGCAGACAGTGACGTCCTACAGGCCCTCTCAAATTGTTACGTCTTACACACCTGCTCAATCAGTTACACAAACTTCATACGGATCAAGTGAAATAGTAACCACTTCTTCCGGAACAACTAGGGGATATGGTGGACAACAAGGATCAGGTGCCACAACTACATACGGGGGAGAAGGAGGTATAGGTGCACAAAGAGGATATGGACAGGGTTATGGATCAGGTGCGACAGGACAAGGAGGTTCAGGATCTAGCGCAGCCTCAGCATCAGCCGCCGCTGCAGCCGCAGGAGGAGCTGGTGGTCAAGGTGGATATGGACAAGGAGGTAATGGATATGGACAAGGAGGTTATGGATCAGGTGAATTTGGACAAAGAGGATCAGGATCTAATGCAGCTACATCTGCCTCTTCAACAGCTGCAACTAATCAAGTAAGCGGTTCAGGaagatttgaagaaataatttcatgGAGATCAGGAGGAAATGGGCAAGGTGGCTCTGGATCCAGTGCAGCTTCAGCAACAGCCGCAGGTGGAGCAGGAGGTGAAGGTGGATATGGACTAGGAGGTTATGGTCAATATGGACAAGGAGGATCAGGATCCAGCGCAGCTTCATCAGCTGCCGCAGCCTCAGGAGGTGCAGGCGGCGAAGGTGGATATGGACAAGGAGGTTATGGACCTGGTCAAGGAGGTTATAGACCTGGTCAATATGGACAAGGAGGATCCAGTGCAGCTTCAGCAGCGGCAGCAGCGGCAGGAGGTGCAGGCGGTGAAGGAGGATATGGACAAGGTGGATATGGACCTGGTCAATATGGACAAGGAGGATCAGGATCCAGCGCAGCTTCATCAGCTGCCGCAGCTGCAGCCTCAGGAGGTGCAGGCGGCGAAGGTGGATATGGACAAGGAGGTTATGGACCTGGTCAAGGAGGTTATGGACCTGGTCAATATGGACAAGGAGGATCCAGTGCAGCTTCAGCAGCAGCCGCAGCAGCAGCAGCCGGAGGTTCAGCAGGTGGATTAGGAGGTGAAGGTGGATACGGACAAGGAGGTTATGGATCTGGAGGATATGGACAGGGAGGGTCAGGTTCCAGTGCAGCTTCGGCAGCAGCTGCAGCCGCAGGTGGTGCAGGCGGGCAAGGTGGATATGGACAAAGTGGTTATGGATCTGGCCAAGGTGGTTATGGATCTGGTCAATATGGACAAAGAGGATCAGGATCCAGTGCAGCTTCAGCAGCAGCAGCAGCCTCAGGAGGTGCTGGTGGTGAAGGTGGATATGGAACTGGTCAATATGGACAAGGAGGATCAGGATCCAGTGCAGCTTCAGCAGCAGCAGCAGCAGCCGCAGGAGGTGCAGGAGGGGAAGGTGGATATGGACAAGGAGGTTATGGACCAGGTCAAGGAGGTTATGGACCTGGTCAATATGGGCAAGGAGGATCAGGATCCAGTGCAGCATCAGCGTCCGCAGCCGCTGCAGCCGCAGGAGGTGCAGGCGGTAAAGGTGGATATGGACAAGGAGCTTATGGACCTGGTCAATATGGACAAGGAGGATCAGGATCTAGTTCAGCTGCAGCAGCAGCAGCTGCAGGAGGTTCAGGCGGTGAGGGTGGATATGGACAAGGCGGATATGGAACTGGTCAATATGGACAAGGAGGATCTGGATCCAGTGCAGCATCAGCGTCCGCAGCCGCTGCAGCCGCAGGAGGTGCAGGCGGTAAAGGTGGATATGGACAAGGAGCTTATGGACCTGGTCAATATGGACAAGGAGGGTCAGGATCTAGTTCAGCTGCAGCAGCAGCAGCTGCGGGAGGTTCAGGCGGTGAGGGTGGATATGGACAAGGCGGATATGGAACTGGTCAATATGGACCTGGAGGATCTGGATCCAGTGCAGCTTCAGCAGCAGCAGCCGCAAGAGGTGCAGGCGGTGAAGGTGGATATGGACAAGGAGGCTATGGACCTGGTCAATATGGACCTGGAGGGTCAGGATCCAGTGCAGCTGCAGCAGCAGCAGCTGCAGGAGGTGCAGGCGGTGAGGGGGGATATGGACAAGGTGGATATGGAACTGGTCAATATGGACAAGGAGGATCTGGATCCAGTGCAGCTTCAGCAGCAGCAGCCGCAGGAGGTGCAGGCGGTGAAGGTGGATATGGACAAGGAGGCTATGGACCTGGTCAATATGGGCAAGGAGGGTCAGGATCCAGTGCAGCTGCAGCAGCAGCAGCAGGAGGTGCAGGCGGTGAAGGTGGATATGGACAAGGAAGTTATGGACCTGGTCAATATGGACAAGGTGGGCCAGGATCCAGTGCTGCTTCAGCAGCAGCAGCATCCGCAGCCGCAGGAGGTGCAGGCGGTGAAGGTGGATATGGACAAGGTGGTTATGGATCTGGCCAAGGAGGTTTTGGACCTGGTCAATATGGACAAGGAGGATCCAGTGCAGCTTCAGCAGCGGCATCAGCAGCAGGAG GAGGTGCAGGCGGTGAAGGTGGATATGGACAAG GTGGATATGGACCTGGTCAATATGGACAAGGTGGGTCGGGATCCAGTGCAGCTTCAGCAGCAGCAGCCGCAGGAAGTGCCGGCGGTGAAGGTGGATATGGAACTGGTCAGTATGGACAAGGAGGAGCAGGATCCAGTGCAGCCTCTGCAGCAGCCGCAGGAGGTTCAGGCGGTGAAGGTGGATATGGGCCTGGTCGAAGAGGCTATGGACCTGGGCAATATGGACAAGGAGGGTCAGGATCTAGTGCTGCTTCAGCAGCGGCAGCAGCAGCTGCTGGAGGTGCAGGCGGTGAAGGTGGATATGGAACTGGTCAGTATGGACAAGGAGGATCAGGATCCAGTGCAGCTTCAGCAGCCGCAGGAGGTGCAGGCGGTGAAGGTGGATATGGACAGGGAGGTTATGGACCTGGTCAATATGGACAAGGAGGATCAGGATCTGGAGCAGCATCAGCAGCCTCTTCGACTGCAGCATCTAATGGAGTAGGTGGTTCAGGAGGATTTGAAGAAATAATCTCTTGGAGATCAGGTGGATATGGACAAAGTGGATCTACCTCAGCATCTTCAGCAACAAGTGGAGTAGGCGGTCCAGGAGGTGCACCTGGTGGATATGGTCAAGGAGGTGTAGGAGCGTTAGGTCCTGGTGCATCATCTTCCGCAGCGTCTTCAGCAGCAACTGGTGGTGCAGGAGGTTATGGTCCCGGTGGTTATGGCAGAACAGGAGCTGGTGGGTCATCCGCATCCGCAACTGCTGCAGCCTCAGCAATTTCATCACCAGCAGCAACTTCTCGAATTTCGTCTGTTGCATCAAGAATGGTGTCCGGAGGGCGAGTTAATGTTTCTAATCTTTCAAACACACTCGGAAGTGTAGTATCTCAAGTTAGAGCTGGTAACCCTGGAGCAT
- the LOC107445952 gene encoding WAG22 antigen isoform X12, with protein sequence MTWFTQLSLAFLLALCFHSKFAAGQGSPWDSMAKADAFMQNFLNCARQSGVFTREQMDDMSSIGEIMMSAMGSMEGKVTPHKLQALNTAFASAVAEIAISDAGGQNIQATTDAITNAMSSAFFQTTGGSNAAFVNEIRTLINMFAQASGNAIATGGAASAAAAASAGGSGGYGTGPSSAPSTATLYAQGPSQTMTAYRPSQATASATSTTTSYVQGPAQTVTSYRPSQIVTSYTPAQSVTQTSYGSSEIVTTSSGTTRGYGGQQGSGATTTYGGEGGIGAQRGYGQGYGSGATGQGGSGSSAASASAAAAAAGGAGGQGGYGQGGNGYGQGGYGSGEFGQRGSGSNAATSASSTAATNQVSGSGRFEEIISWRSGGNGQGGSGSSAASATAAGGAGGEGGYGLGGYGQYGQGGSGSSAASSAAAASGGAGGEGGYGQGGYGPGQGGYRPGQYGQGGSSAASAAAAAAGGAGGEGGYGQGGYGPGQYGQGGSGSSAASSAAAAAASGGAGGEGGYGQGGYGPGQGGYGPGQYGQGGSSAASAAAAAAAAGGSAGGLGGEGGYGQGGYGSGGYGQGGSGSSAASAAAAAAGGAGGQGGYGQSGYGSGQGGYGSGQYGQRGSGSSAASAAAAASGGAGGEGGYGTGQYGQGGSGSSAASAAAAAAAGGAGGEGGYGQGGYGPGQGGYGPGQYGQGGSGSSAASASAAAAAAGGAGGKGGYGQGAYGPGQYGQGGSGSSSAAAAAAAGGSGGEGGYGQGGYGTGQYGQGGSGSSAASASAAAAAAGGAGGKGGYGQGAYGPGQYGQGGSGSSSAAAAAAAGGSGGEGGYGQGGYGTGQYGPGGSGSSAASAAAAARGAGGEGGYGQGGYGPGQYGPGGSGSSAAAAAAAAGGAGGEGGYGQGGYGTGQYGQGGSGSSAASAAAAAGGAGGEGGYGQGGYGPGQYGQGGSGSSAAAAAAAGGAGGEGGYGQGSYGPGQYGQGGPGSSAASAAAASAAAGGAGGEGGYGQGGYGSGQGGFGPGQYGQGGSSAASAAASAAGGGAGGEGGYGQGGYGQGSYGPGQYGQGGPGSSAASAAAASAGGAGGEGGYGQGGYGSGQGGYGPGQYGQGGSSAAAAAAAGGAGGEGGYGQGSYGPGQYGQGGPGSSAASAAAASAGGAGGEGGYGQGGYGSGQGGYGPGQYGQGGSSAASAAAAGGAGGEGGYGPGQYGQGGSGSSAASAAAAAGSAGGEGGYGTGQYGQGGAGSSAASAAAAGGSGGEGGYGPGRRGYGPGQYGQGGSGSSAASAAAAAAAGGAGGEGGYGTGQYGQGGSGSSAASAAAGGAGGEGGYGQGGYGPGQYGQGGSGSGAASAASSTAASNGVGGSGGFEEIISWRSGGYGQSGSTSASSATSGVGGPGGAPGGYGQGGVGALGPGASSSAASSAATGGAGGYGPGGYGRTGAGGSSASATAAASAISSPAATSRISSVASRMVSGGRVNVSNLSNTLGSVVSQVRAGNPGASECDVTIQALMELMTALVHVLGSASIGNVNYGASAQSAEVVRQSIQTAFG encoded by the exons ATGACTTGGTTTACTCAACTTTCTCTAGCTTTTCTTCTAGCTCTATGCTTTCACAGCAAATTTGCTGCTGGACAAGGAAGTCCATGGGACAGCATGGCAAAAGCTGAtgcatttatgcaaaattttttgaattgtgctCGTCAAAGTGGAGTTTTTACTCGAGAGCAAATGGATGATATGAGTTCCATCGGAGAAATAATGATGAGTGCCATGGGCAGTATGGAAGGAAAAGTAACTCCCCACAAATTGCAAGCTTTGAATACAGCATTTGCATCTGCTGTGGCTGAAATTGCTATATCTGATGCAGGTGGACAGAATATTCAAGCGACCACTGATGCCATAACAAACGCAATGAGTTCAGCATTTTTCCAAACAACCGGTGGTAGTAATGCCGCATTTGTAAACGAAATCCGTACTTTAATAAACATGTTTGCTCAAGCCTCAGGAAATGCAATTGCGACTGGGGGTGCTGCGTCTGCTGCAGCAGCTGCATCCGCAGGAGGTTCAGGTGGTTACGGGACTGGTCCTAGTTCAGCACCATCAACTGCTACATTGTACGCTCAAGGCCCATCACAAACTATGACAGCATATAGACCCTCTCAGGCCACTGCATCCGCAACATCAACGACTACTTCATACGTACAAGGGCCAGCGCAGACAGTGACGTCCTACAGGCCCTCTCAAATTGTTACGTCTTACACACCTGCTCAATCAGTTACACAAACTTCATACGGATCAAGTGAAATAGTAACCACTTCTTCCGGAACAACTAGGGGATATGGTGGACAACAAGGATCAGGTGCCACAACTACATACGGGGGAGAAGGAGGTATAGGTGCACAAAGAGGATATGGACAGGGTTATGGATCAGGTGCGACAGGACAAGGAGGTTCAGGATCTAGCGCAGCCTCAGCATCAGCCGCCGCTGCAGCCGCAGGAGGAGCTGGTGGTCAAGGTGGATATGGACAAGGAGGTAATGGATATGGACAAGGAGGTTATGGATCAGGTGAATTTGGACAAAGAGGATCAGGATCTAATGCAGCTACATCTGCCTCTTCAACAGCTGCAACTAATCAAGTAAGCGGTTCAGGaagatttgaagaaataatttcatgGAGATCAGGAGGAAATGGGCAAGGTGGCTCTGGATCCAGTGCAGCTTCAGCAACAGCCGCAGGTGGAGCAGGAGGTGAAGGTGGATATGGACTAGGAGGTTATGGTCAATATGGACAAGGAGGATCAGGATCCAGCGCAGCTTCATCAGCTGCCGCAGCCTCAGGAGGTGCAGGCGGCGAAGGTGGATATGGACAAGGAGGTTATGGACCTGGTCAAGGAGGTTATAGACCTGGTCAATATGGACAAGGAGGATCCAGTGCAGCTTCAGCAGCGGCAGCAGCGGCAGGAGGTGCAGGCGGTGAAGGAGGATATGGACAAGGTGGATATGGACCTGGTCAATATGGACAAGGAGGATCAGGATCCAGCGCAGCTTCATCAGCTGCCGCAGCTGCAGCCTCAGGAGGTGCAGGCGGCGAAGGTGGATATGGACAAGGAGGTTATGGACCTGGTCAAGGAGGTTATGGACCTGGTCAATATGGACAAGGAGGATCCAGTGCAGCTTCAGCAGCAGCCGCAGCAGCAGCAGCCGGAGGTTCAGCAGGTGGATTAGGAGGTGAAGGTGGATACGGACAAGGAGGTTATGGATCTGGAGGATATGGACAGGGAGGGTCAGGTTCCAGTGCAGCTTCGGCAGCAGCTGCAGCCGCAGGTGGTGCAGGCGGGCAAGGTGGATATGGACAAAGTGGTTATGGATCTGGCCAAGGTGGTTATGGATCTGGTCAATATGGACAAAGAGGATCAGGATCCAGTGCAGCTTCAGCAGCAGCAGCAGCCTCAGGAGGTGCTGGTGGTGAAGGTGGATATGGAACTGGTCAATATGGACAAGGAGGATCAGGATCCAGTGCAGCTTCAGCAGCAGCAGCAGCAGCCGCAGGAGGTGCAGGAGGGGAAGGTGGATATGGACAAGGAGGTTATGGACCAGGTCAAGGAGGTTATGGACCTGGTCAATATGGGCAAGGAGGATCAGGATCCAGTGCAGCATCAGCGTCCGCAGCCGCTGCAGCCGCAGGAGGTGCAGGCGGTAAAGGTGGATATGGACAAGGAGCTTATGGACCTGGTCAATATGGACAAGGAGGATCAGGATCTAGTTCAGCTGCAGCAGCAGCAGCTGCAGGAGGTTCAGGCGGTGAGGGTGGATATGGACAAGGCGGATATGGAACTGGTCAATATGGACAAGGAGGATCTGGATCCAGTGCAGCATCAGCGTCCGCAGCCGCTGCAGCCGCAGGAGGTGCAGGCGGTAAAGGTGGATATGGACAAGGAGCTTATGGACCTGGTCAATATGGACAAGGAGGGTCAGGATCTAGTTCAGCTGCAGCAGCAGCAGCTGCGGGAGGTTCAGGCGGTGAGGGTGGATATGGACAAGGCGGATATGGAACTGGTCAATATGGACCTGGAGGATCTGGATCCAGTGCAGCTTCAGCAGCAGCAGCCGCAAGAGGTGCAGGCGGTGAAGGTGGATATGGACAAGGAGGCTATGGACCTGGTCAATATGGACCTGGAGGGTCAGGATCCAGTGCAGCTGCAGCAGCAGCAGCTGCAGGAGGTGCAGGCGGTGAGGGGGGATATGGACAAGGTGGATATGGAACTGGTCAATATGGACAAGGAGGATCTGGATCCAGTGCAGCTTCAGCAGCAGCAGCCGCAGGAGGTGCAGGCGGTGAAGGTGGATATGGACAAGGAGGCTATGGACCTGGTCAATATGGGCAAGGAGGGTCAGGATCCAGTGCAGCTGCAGCAGCAGCAGCAGGAGGTGCAGGCGGTGAAGGTGGATATGGACAAGGAAGTTATGGACCTGGTCAATATGGACAAGGTGGGCCAGGATCCAGTGCTGCTTCAGCAGCAGCAGCATCCGCAGCCGCAGGAGGTGCAGGCGGTGAAGGTGGATATGGACAAGGTGGTTATGGATCTGGCCAAGGAGGTTTTGGACCTGGTCAATATGGACAAGGAGGATCCAGTGCAGCTTCAGCAGCGGCATCAGCAGCAGGAG GAGGTGCAGGCGGTGAAGGTGGATATGGACAAGGTGGATATGGACAAG GAAGTTATGGACCTGGTCAATATGGACAAGGTGGGCCAGGATCCAGTGCTGCTTCAGCAGCAGCAGCATCCGCAGGAGGTGCAGGTGGTGAAGGTGGATATGGTCAAGGTGGTTATGGATCTGGCCAAGGAGGTTATGGACCTGGTCAATATGGACAAGGTGGATCCAGTGCAGCTGCAGCAGCAGCAGCAGGAGGTGCAGGCGGTGAAGGTGGATATGGACAAGGAAGTTATGGACCTGGTCAATATGGACAAGGTGGGCCAGGATCCAGTGCTGCTTCAGCAGCAGCAGCATCCGCAGGAGGTGCAGGTGGTGAAGGTGGATATGGTCAAGGTGGTTATGGATCTGGCCAAGGAGGTTATGGACCTGGTCAATATGGACAAGGTGGATCCAGTGCAGCTTCAGCAGCGGCAGCAGGAGGTGCAGGCGGTGAAGGTGGATATGGACCTGGTCAATATGGACAAGGTGGGTCGGGATCCAGTGCAGCTTCAGCAGCAGCAGCCGCAGGAAGTGCCGGCGGTGAAGGTGGATATGGAACTGGTCAGTATGGACAAGGAGGAGCAGGATCCAGTGCAGCCTCTGCAGCAGCCGCAGGAGGTTCAGGCGGTGAAGGTGGATATGGGCCTGGTCGAAGAGGCTATGGACCTGGGCAATATGGACAAGGAGGGTCAGGATCTAGTGCTGCTTCAGCAGCGGCAGCAGCAGCTGCTGGAGGTGCAGGCGGTGAAGGTGGATATGGAACTGGTCAGTATGGACAAGGAGGATCAGGATCCAGTGCAGCTTCAGCAGCCGCAGGAGGTGCAGGCGGTGAAGGTGGATATGGACAGGGAGGTTATGGACCTGGTCAATATGGACAAGGAGGATCAGGATCTGGAGCAGCATCAGCAGCCTCTTCGACTGCAGCATCTAATGGAGTAGGTGGTTCAGGAGGATTTGAAGAAATAATCTCTTGGAGATCAGGTGGATATGGACAAAGTGGATCTACCTCAGCATCTTCAGCAACAAGTGGAGTAGGCGGTCCAGGAGGTGCACCTGGTGGATATGGTCAAGGAGGTGTAGGAGCGTTAGGTCCTGGTGCATCATCTTCCGCAGCGTCTTCAGCAGCAACTGGTGGTGCAGGAGGTTATGGTCCCGGTGGTTATGGCAGAACAGGAGCTGGTGGGTCATCCGCATCCGCAACTGCTGCAGCCTCAGCAATTTCATCACCAGCAGCAACTTCTCGAATTTCGTCTGTTGCATCAAGAATGGTGTCCGGAGGGCGAGTTAATGTTTCTAATCTTTCAAACACACTCGGAAGTGTAGTATCTCAAGTTAGAGCTGGTAACCCTGGAGCAT